In Oryza glaberrima chromosome 8, OglaRS2, whole genome shotgun sequence, the following are encoded in one genomic region:
- the LOC127783135 gene encoding BTB/POZ and MATH domain-containing protein 2-like → MEDKVLPEWYSKEDNGEYLSLFLELVRESTSNNVRAIFDAFLVEKDDEPSSTHADRGVHVHPTIGYTAWGWPQFVKRSDLESSSSSYVVDGKVRIMCVVIVIRDNTVPVPPSDIGAHLGGLLDRGEGTDVSFLVDGETFPAHRAVLAARSPVFRAELLGSMAESKMSSITLHDIEPLTFRALLRFIYTDKLPADDGGDQLKMAAMATDELFQKLLAAADRYDLSRLKLMCAQKLWEAVSVDTVATTLIHAEMHGCPELKSSCLDFFVQDKNFKETVLTEGYVQLVQRFPSIKDEIRGLLRAKSM, encoded by the coding sequence ATGGAGGATAAGGTGCTACCCGAGTGGTATAGTAAAGAAGATAACGGTGAGTACCTCTCGCTCTTCCTCGAGCTGGTCCGCGAATCCACTTCCAACAATGTCAGGGCCATTTTTGACGCCTTCTTGGTGGAAAAAGACGACGAGCCATCTTCCACCCACGCAGACAGGGGCGTGCATGTTCACCCAACCATTGGCTATACCGCATGGGGATGGCCACAGTTCGTGAAGCGAAGCGATctcgagtcgtcgtcgtcgtcgtacgtGGTGGATGGCAAGGTCAGAATCATGTGTGTGGTCATCGTCATACGAGACAACAccgtgcccgtgccaccgtcTGACATTGGTGCCCATCTCGGTGGCCTGCTGGACCGCGGGGAAGGGACGGATGTCTCcttcctcgtcgacggcgagacGTTCCCGGCTCACCGTGCCGTGCTCGCCGCCCGCTCGCCGGTGTTCCGTGCCGAGCTCCTTGGTTCCATGGCGGAGTCCAAGATGTCCTCCATCACTTTACACGACATCGAGCCTTTGACGTTCAGAGCTCTACTTCGGTTCATCTACACCGACAAGTTGCctgccgacgacggcggtgatCAGCTCAAGATGGCAGCAATGGCGACCGATGAGCTATTCCAGAAATTGCTTGCAGCTGCTGATAGGTATGATTTGAGCAGGTTAAAGTTGATGTGTGCGCAGAAGCTATGGGAGGCAGTGTCAGTGGACACGGTTGCGACGACATTGATCCACGCTGAGATGCATGGTTGCCCAGAGCTGAAGAGTAGCTGTCTTGACTTCTTCGTGCAGGACAAGAACTTCAAGGAGACCGTGCTAACTGAGGGCTATGTGCAATTGGTGCAGCGTTTTCCCTCGATTAAGGATGAGATCAGAGGTTTGCTGAGAGCTAAATCAATGTAA
- the LOC127781454 gene encoding mediator of RNA polymerase II transcription subunit 15a has translation MGISPNRLQISSTAAASSLACKLQSKKKKRKTKRRMDGGGGNWRPTQGADPAAAGGIDLSAPAPAPAGGDWRSQLQSEGRTRIVNKIVETLKKHLPVSGPEGLNELQKLAVRFEERIYTGATSQSDYLRKLSLKMLSMETKTQQSPGNAQVIQNQNPPGSGVTMLPKNICQVLRKETKENGEIN, from the exons ATGGGTATCTCACCAAATCGGCTACAGATCAGCTCCACGGCTGCTGCTTCTTCGCTGGCTTGCAAATTGCaatcgaagaagaagaagaggaagacgaagaggaggatggatggcggcggcggcaactggAGGCCCACCCAGGGggccgaccccgccgccgctgggggCATCGATCTcagcgcccccgcccccgcccccgccggcggcgactggcgCTCCCAGCTCCAGTCTGAGGGACGCACCAGGATCGTCAACAAGAT AGTGGAGACTCTGAAGAAGCATCTACCAGTATCAGGGCCTGAGGGGCTGAATGAACTTCAAAAGTTAGCAGTGCGATTTGAAGAGAGAATCTATACTGGAGCCACCAGCCAG TCTGATTACTTGCGGAAGTTGTCTCTAAAAATGCTCTCTATGGAGACAAAGACTCAACAGAGTCCTGGAAACGCCCAAGTGATTCAAAACCAAAATCCCCCTGGCTCAG GTGTTACAATGTTACCAAAAAACATTTGTCAGGTGctcagaaaagaaacaaaagaaaacggGGAGATCAATTAA
- the LOC127783213 gene encoding BTB/POZ and MATH domain-containing protein 1-like codes for MANSNFVELELDYSATNDGRAIGDVVRSGVFSAGGHSWRIRCYPRGTKELEAESNGKYISIFLELVSKSKNIKAIFDVFLMGKSGQPSSSVATRCVQVYPPKSYTAWGWPQFAKLSYLKSSSHMVDGKVRIMCVVIVLRDNNVAMSVPPSDIAAHLGSLLDRGDGTDVSFLVDGETFPAHRAVLAARSPVFRAELLGPMAEATMSCVAVHDIEPATFRALLRFIYTDELSEDGIEIESSSSTTTMMVMTSELLQKLLAAADRYDLGRLKLMCAKKLWEMVSVDNVAMTLFYAEMHSCPELKTRCLDFFVADKNFKKVVLTAGYVQLVQHFPSVIDEIRQLVES; via the exons ATGGCCAACTCCAATTTTGTCGagctcgaactagattactcagCGACCAACGACGGCCGTGCCATCGGCGACGTCGTCCGCTCCGGCGTCTTCTCCGCCGGAGGTCACTCGTGGAGGATAAGATGCTACCCGCGTGGGACGAAAGAACTCGAAGCGGAGAGCAATGGCAAGTACATCTCAATCTTCCTTGAGCTGGTCAGCAAATCCAAGAACATCAAAGCCATCTTCGACGTCTTCTTGATGGGAAAAAGTGGCCAGCCGTCTTCCTCCGTTGCAACGAGGTGCGTGCAG GTATACCCACCCAAGAGCTATACCGCCTGGGGATGGCCACAGTTCGCGAAGCTAAGCTATCTTAAGTCGTCGTCGCACATGGTGGATGGCAAGGTCAGGATCATGTGCGTCGTCATCGTTCTGCGAGACAACAACGTCGCCATGTCCGTGCCACCATCCGACATAGCTGCCCATCTCGGCAGCCTGCTGGACCGTGGCGATGGCACGGACGTCTCcttcctcgtcgacggcgagacGTTCCCGGCTCACCGTGCCGTgctcgccgcgcgctcgccggtgTTTCGTGCCGAGCTCCTCGGCCCCATGGCGGAGGCCACCATGTCGTGCGTCGCAGTGCATGACATCGAGCCGGCAACATTCAGAGCTCTGCTTCGGTTCATCTACACCGACGAGTTGTCTGAAGATGGCATTGAAATTGAGAGCTCTTCGTCTACCACCACCATGATGGTAATGACATCTGAGTTATTACAGAAATTGCTTGCAGCAGCGGATAGGTATGACCTGGGTAGGTTAAAGCTGATGTGCGCGAAGAAGTTGTGGGAGATGGTATCAGTGGATAATGTCGCGATGACGTTGTTCTACGCCGAGATGCATAGCTGCCCGGAGTTGAAGACGAGGTGCCTTGACTTCTTTGTGGCGGACAAGAACTTCAAGAAGGTTGTTCTAACTGCGGGGTATGTGCAGTTGGTGCAGCATTTTCCCTCGGTTATTGATGAAATAAGACAACTGGTTGAGAGCTAA
- the LOC127783134 gene encoding BTB/POZ and MATH domain-containing protein 1-like has product MAPASGFLELKLDYSATNAYAVGDMLTSDVFSAENGGDGTTDVSFVVDGERIAAHRAVLAARSPVFRAELFGGMSESTSSCITLKDIDAATFRALLRFIYTDDLPAADAGKLNHQGSSMGAFFQHLLAMADRYALDRLKLMCGQRLLHSMTSDSVAGILACAETYDCPELKNKCIDFFAVEENFRRAVFTDGFAMLVQKFPLIAAELKKRIVKP; this is encoded by the exons ATGGCGCCGGCCTCCGGTTTTTTGGAGCTCAAACTAGATTATTCGGCGACCAACGCCTACGCCGTCGGCGACATGCTCACCTCCGACGTCTTCTCGGCCG AAAACGGCGGGGATGGGACGACGGACGTCTCCTTCGTTGTCGACGGCGAGAGGATCGCCGCCCACCGTGCCGTGCTCGCCGCCCGGTCGCCGGTCTTCAGGGCGGAGCTGTTCGGCGGCATGTCCGAATCCACCTCGTCGTGCATAACGCTGAAAGATATCGACGCTGCAACGTTCAGAGCTCTACTCCGGTTCATCTACACCGACGACTTGCCGGCCGCAGACGCCGGCAAACTCAATCATCAGGGCTCCTCGATGGGCGCGTTCTTCCAGCATCTGCTCGCCATGGCTGACAGGTACGCGCTCGACAGGCTTAAGCTCATGTGTGGCCAGAGGCTGTTGCACAGCATGACGTCGGATTCAGTCGCCGGAATCTTGGCTTGCGCCGAGACATACGATTGCCCGGAGCTGAAGAACAAGTGCATCGACTTCTTTGCCGTCGAGGAGAATTTCAGGAGAGCCGTGTTCACCGATGGTTTTGCGATGCTGGTGCAGAAATTCCCGCTCATAGCTGCTGAGCTGAAGAAGAGGATTGTGAAACCGTAG
- the LOC127783138 gene encoding BTB/POZ and MATH domain-containing protein 1-like: protein MASTLHSLVHVNMFTGGGFMPFVLDYSETKNHAVGSLVCSDEFSAGGHLWRIECYPHGTKTAAKNGGEYVSLFARHSNATRRSRITAIREFKRNGDNWGWHQFLNRADLEKNCVTGSGLVTFICGIAVLCRGGGGEQLAVPPQKIGEQLGLLLDSAEGSDVSFVVGGEKFAAHRAVLAARSPVFRAELFGGMSESTSSCITLKDIDAATFRALLRFIYTDDLPGDTGELDGSPIDTFLQHLLAMADRYALDRLKLMCAQRLLQDMTADSVADILACAETYNCPELKNRCIDFFAAENNFKKATFTYGFAVLLQKFPVIAAELKKRVGI from the exons ATGGCAAGTACTCTTCATAGCTTAGTTCATGTCAACATGTTCACCGGCGGTGGTTTCATGCCGTTCGTCCTGGACTATTCGGAGACGAAGAACCACGCCGTCGGCAGCTTGGTCTGCTCCGACGAGTTCTCCGCCGGAGGCCACCTCTGGAGGATCGAGTGCTACCCCCATGGCACGAAGACGGCAGCGAAGAACGGCGGCGAGTACGTCTCCCTCTTT GCACGCCATTCGAACGCGACGAGAAGATCGAGGATCACGGCCATCAGAGAGTTCAAGCGCAATGGCGACAACTGGGGGTGGCATCAGTTCTTGAATCGAGCAGACCTGGAGAAGAATTGCGTGACAGGATCGGGGCTCGTCACTTTCATCTGCGGGATAGCGGTTTTgtgccgcggtggcggcggcgagcagctcgCCGTGCCGCCCCAAAAAATAGGGGAACAGCTCGGCCTCCTGCTTGACAGCGCCGAAGGATCGGACGTCTccttcgtcgtcggcggcgagaagTTCGCCGCCCACCGTGCCGTGCTCGCCGCCCGGTCGCCGGTCTTCAGAGCGGAGCTGTTCGGCGGCATGTCCGAATCCACCTCGTCGTGCATAACGCTGAAAGATATCGACGCTGCAACGTTCAGAGCTCTACTCCGGTTCATCTACACCGACGACTTGCCAGGAGACACCGGCGAACTTGACGGCTCACCGATTGATACCTTCCTCCAGCATCTGCTCGCCATGGCCGACAGGTACGCGCTTGACAGGCTGAAGCTCATGTGTGCACAGAGATTGCTGCAGGACATGACGGCGGATTCAGTTGCCGATATCTTGGCTTGCGCAGAGACCTACAACTGCCCGGAGCTGAAGAACAGGTGCATTGACTTCTTTGCTGCCGAGAACAATTTCAAGAAGGCCACTTTCACCTATGGTTTTGCAGTGCTGTTGCAGAAATTCCCGGTGATTGCTGCTGAGTTGAAGAAGAGAGTTGGGatatag
- the LOC127783137 gene encoding BTB/POZ and MATH domain-containing protein 3-like has protein sequence MSKVRDFVAVVILARSTPLSERVGEALADVICPWSQCHLFLHPEPSCIQQCPPNVRLHGVSFVVGGETFPAHRAVLAARSPVFRAELLGPMAEAKMSRITIHDVEPVTFRAMLRFIYTDELEEKDSMATDLLQNLVAVADRYDLSRLKLMCAQKLWEKVSVENVATMLIYAEMHGCPELKTSCLDFFVQEENFKVAVLNEGYAQLVQHFPSVIDEIKGLLGAKTMQWSEN, from the exons ATGTCGAAAGTGAGAGACTTCGTCGCGGTGGTCATCCTAGCTAGATCCACTCCATTGTCAGAGAGAGTTGGGGAGGCACTCGCCGACGTCATCTGCCCATGGTCACAGTGTCACCTGTTCCTCCACCCTGAGCCATCATGC ATCCAGCAGTGCCCACCCAACGTCCGACTCCACGGCGTCTccttcgtcgtcggcggcgagacgtTCCCTGCGCACCGTGCCGTGCTCGCCGCTCGCTCGCCGGTGTTCCGCGCAGAGCTTCTCGGACCCATGGCGGAAGCCAAGATGTCACGCATAACCATACACGACGTCGAGCCGGTGACGTTCAGAGCCATGCTTCGGTTCATCTACACCGACGAACTCGAGGAGAAGGACTCCATGGCAACCGATTTGCTCCAGAATTTGGTCGCGGTCGCGGATAGGTATGATCTAAGCAGGTTGAAGCTGATGTGTGCGCAGAAACTGTGGGAGAAAGTATCGGTGGAAAATGTCGCGACGATGCTGATCTACGCCGAGATGCACGGCTGCCCGGAGCTGAAGACGAGTTGCCTCGACTTCTTTGTGCAGGAGGAGAACTTCAAGGTGGCCGTGCTGAATGAGGGTTATGCTCAGTTGGTTCAGCATTTTCCATCCGTTATTGATGAAATTAAAGGTTTGTTGGGAGCTAAAACAATGCAATGGAGTGAAAATTGA
- the LOC127781771 gene encoding BTB/POZ and MATH domain-containing protein 1-like, whose protein sequence is MAPASGFVELRLDYSATNASAIGDPINSDLFTAGGLTWRVNCYPRGDKADNNGDYISLYLELISKSKNIKAIFDAFMVDEHGNPSDGSNRLVQVYPPAGYPAWGWPRFVKRSNLSSVFVVDGKVRIMCVVVVLRDDDGDGDGNRVPLPSPGVTGGHLDGGLLPLPPPNIGVHLGGLLDSEDGADVTFVVVGGGGERFAAHRAVLAARSPVFRTELFGCKSESTSPSSSCITLQGIEPAIFRALLRFIYTDELPADAGKLHQGSSSTNVFFKHLLAMADRYALDRLKIMCGQRLLDNMTPDSVAAILVCAEMYNCPELKNKCIDFFAVEENFRKAVFTDGFALLMQKFPVIVAELKKRVEKL, encoded by the coding sequence atGGCGCCGGCCTCCGGTTTCGTGGAGCTCAGACTGGATTACTCGGCGACGAACGCCTCTGCCATCGGCGATCCCATCAACTCCGACCTCTTCACCGCCGGAGGGCTAACCTGGAGGGTGAACTGCTACCCGCGCGGCGACAAGGCAGACAACAATGGCGACTACATCTCGCTCTACCTCGAGCTGATCAGCAAGTCCAAGAACATCAAGGCCATCTTCGACGCCTTCATGGTGGATGAACACGGCAACCCGTCCGATGGATCGAACAGGTTAGTGCAGGTCTACCCACCCGCGGGCTATCCCGCGTGGGGATGGCCACGATTCGTGAAGCGAAGCAATTTGTCATCGGTGTTCGTGGTGGATGGCAAGGTCAGGATCatgtgcgtcgtcgtcgtcctgcgtgacgacgacggagacggcgacggcaaccgtgtgccgctgccgtcgccggggGTCACCGGCGGCCATCTCGACGGCGGCTtattgccgctgccgccgccgaacaTCGGGGTCCATCTCGGCGGCCTGCTGGACAGCGAGGATGGTGCGGATGTcaccttcgtcgtcgtcggcggcggcggcgagaggttcGCCGCTCACCGTGCCGTGCTCGCCGCCCGGTCGCCGGTGTTCAGGACGGAGCTCTTTGGCTGCAAGTCCGAatccacctcgccgtcgtcgtcgtgcatTACGCTGCAGGGAATCGAGCCGGCGATATTCAGAGCTCTGCTCCGATTCATCTACACGGACGAGTTGCCTGCAGACGCCGGCAAACTCCATCAGGGCTCCTCGTCGACGAACGTGTTCTTCAAGCACCTGCTCGCCATGGCCGACAGGTACGCGCTGGACAGGCTAAAGATCATGTGCGGACAGAGGTTGCTGGACAACATGACGCCGGATTCGGTCGCCGCGATCTTGGTTTGCGCCGAGATGTACAACTGCCCGGAGCTGAAGAACAAGTGCATCGATTTCTTTGCCGTCGAGGAGAATTTCAGGAAGGCCGTGTTCACCGATGGTTTTGCACTGCTCATGCAGAAATTCCCGGTCATTGTTGCTGAGCTGAAGAAGAGGGTTGAGAAATTGTAG